The Lycium barbarum isolate Lr01 chromosome 10, ASM1917538v2, whole genome shotgun sequence genome includes a region encoding these proteins:
- the LOC132614463 gene encoding copper transport protein ATX1-like isoform X2, producing MSQTVVLKVGMSCQGCVGAVNRVLGKMEGVESFDIDIKEQKVTVKGNVEPEAVFQTVSKTGKKTSFWEAEAAPAPAVPETKPAETKPVEEKPADTPAEPEPKPAEEKPAETVAAA from the exons ATGTCTCAG ACCGTTGTTCTCAAGGTTGGCATGTCATGCCAAGGCTGTGTCGGAGCTGTGAACAGGGTTTTGGGCAAAATGGAAG GTGTTGAATCATTTGACATCGATATAAAGGAGCAAAAAGTGACAGTAAAGGGAAATGTTGAACCAGAAGCTGTTTTCCAGACTGTTTCAAAGACTGGAAAGAAGACTTCTTTCTGGGAAGCAGAAGCAGCACCAGCACCAGCTGTACCCGAAACAAAGCCCGCAGAAACAAAGCCCGTAGAAGAAAAGCCTGCAGATACACCAGCTGAGCCCGAACCAAAGCCCGCAGAAGAAAAGCCCGCGGAAACTGTTGCTGCAGCCTGA
- the LOC132614463 gene encoding copper transport protein ATX1-like isoform X1: MIWQTVVLKVGMSCQGCVGAVNRVLGKMEGVESFDIDIKEQKVTVKGNVEPEAVFQTVSKTGKKTSFWEAEAAPAPAVPETKPAETKPVEEKPADTPAEPEPKPAEEKPAETVAAA; this comes from the exons ATGATATGGCAGACCGTTGTTCTCAAGGTTGGCATGTCATGCCAAGGCTGTGTCGGAGCTGTGAACAGGGTTTTGGGCAAAATGGAAG GTGTTGAATCATTTGACATCGATATAAAGGAGCAAAAAGTGACAGTAAAGGGAAATGTTGAACCAGAAGCTGTTTTCCAGACTGTTTCAAAGACTGGAAAGAAGACTTCTTTCTGGGAAGCAGAAGCAGCACCAGCACCAGCTGTACCCGAAACAAAGCCCGCAGAAACAAAGCCCGTAGAAGAAAAGCCTGCAGATACACCAGCTGAGCCCGAACCAAAGCCCGCAGAAGAAAAGCCCGCGGAAACTGTTGCTGCAGCCTGA